One stretch of Amycolatopsis sp. 195334CR DNA includes these proteins:
- a CDS encoding 5-dehydro-4-deoxyglucarate dehydratase → MAQPETVLDGLLAFPLTPFTEDLQVDLDAFGDHVGRHLDAGAGALFIACGTGEFSALSPDEVRALLRRAREVVAGRVPIWVGAGGGAATARAGIAAAEAGGADGVLLLPPYLVTGPPDGLVDHVRHAIGDSGVPVIVYHRSPGVFTAAAAVKLLDLPTVAGLKDGFGDVDLMTRIVTGIRGADNPRGREFLFFNGLPTAEVSARAYAAIGVARYSSAVHCFAPRIAQAFHKALSTGDDATMDALLAGFYLPLVELRDETPGFAVSLVKAAARLCGEKVGTVRPPLREPSPGQLDRLERIIGEGTAVLDRIGAAR, encoded by the coding sequence ATGGCACAGCCTGAGACCGTGTTGGACGGTCTGCTCGCGTTCCCGCTCACCCCGTTCACCGAAGACCTCCAGGTCGATCTCGACGCCTTCGGCGACCACGTCGGGCGGCACCTGGACGCGGGTGCGGGCGCGTTGTTCATCGCCTGCGGCACCGGGGAGTTCAGCGCGCTGAGCCCGGACGAGGTGCGGGCGCTGCTGCGTCGCGCGCGCGAGGTCGTCGCCGGGCGCGTGCCGATCTGGGTGGGCGCGGGTGGCGGGGCCGCCACCGCGCGGGCCGGGATCGCGGCCGCCGAGGCCGGGGGCGCCGACGGGGTGCTGCTCCTGCCGCCGTACCTGGTCACCGGCCCGCCCGACGGGCTGGTCGACCACGTCCGCCACGCGATCGGTGACAGCGGCGTCCCGGTGATCGTCTACCACCGTTCGCCGGGCGTGTTCACCGCGGCCGCGGCGGTGAAGCTGCTCGACCTGCCGACGGTGGCCGGGCTCAAGGACGGCTTCGGCGACGTCGACCTGATGACCCGGATCGTCACCGGCATCCGCGGCGCGGACAACCCGCGCGGGCGGGAGTTCCTGTTCTTCAACGGACTGCCCACCGCCGAGGTCTCGGCGCGGGCCTACGCGGCGATCGGCGTGGCCCGGTACTCCTCCGCGGTGCACTGCTTCGCCCCGCGGATCGCCCAGGCCTTCCACAAAGCACTGTCCACAGGGGACGACGCGACGATGGACGCGCTGCTGGCCGGGTTCTACCTGCCGCTGGTCGAACTCCGCGACGAGACGCCAGGGTTCGCCGTGTCGCTGGTCAAGGCCGCCGCCCGGCTGTGCGGGGAGAAGGTCGGCACCGTGCGCCCGCCGCTGCGCGAACCCAGCCCGGGCCAGCTCGACCGGCTGGAGCGCATCATCGGCGAAGGGACCGCGGTGCTCGACCGGATCGGGGCCGCGCGATGA
- a CDS encoding IclR family transcriptional regulator, translating into MAQPTAVSAGENNAEPAGVKSARRAIDLLETFAENDVWMSLSDLHTRTGFPRSSLHGLLRTLHEAGWLETDSSGTRYRLGVRALICGTAYLDRDPVVPFATEALEKVRERTGFTAHYARRNGTEVVYLETRESAKSIHLVSRVGRTLPAHATALGKVLLAELTHDEIDALLPNPLTALTPNTVTSLDELHRQFAETRERGYASEIEEGTPGIRCVAAVVPYRIPGTDALSCSMPVDQVTEAEARRAGELIAEITTELGQNLRRAGIR; encoded by the coding sequence ATGGCTCAGCCGACAGCGGTTTCGGCCGGTGAGAACAACGCGGAGCCGGCCGGCGTCAAATCCGCGCGGCGCGCGATCGACCTGCTGGAGACCTTCGCCGAGAACGACGTCTGGATGTCGCTCTCGGACCTGCACACCCGCACCGGGTTCCCGCGGTCCAGCCTGCACGGGCTGCTGCGGACCCTGCACGAGGCCGGCTGGCTGGAGACCGATTCCAGTGGCACGCGCTACCGCCTCGGCGTGCGCGCGCTGATCTGCGGAACGGCCTACCTCGACCGGGACCCGGTGGTGCCCTTCGCCACCGAGGCGCTGGAGAAGGTGCGTGAGCGCACCGGGTTCACCGCGCACTACGCGCGGCGCAACGGCACCGAGGTGGTGTACCTGGAGACGCGGGAGTCCGCGAAGTCCATCCACCTGGTGTCGCGGGTCGGGCGCACGCTGCCCGCCCACGCGACCGCGCTGGGCAAGGTGCTGCTCGCCGAACTCACCCACGACGAGATCGACGCGCTGCTGCCGAACCCGCTCACCGCGCTCACCCCGAACACGGTGACCTCGCTCGACGAACTGCACCGCCAGTTCGCCGAGACCCGCGAACGCGGGTACGCCTCGGAGATCGAAGAGGGCACGCCGGGCATCCGGTGCGTGGCCGCGGTGGTGCCGTACCGCATCCCCGGCACCGACGCGCTCAGCTGCTCGATGCCGGTCGACCAGGTCACCGAGGCCGAAGCGCGGCGGGCGGGCGAGCTGATCGCGGAGATCACCACCGAACTCGGGCAGAACCTGCGACGCGCCGGTATCCGCTGA
- a CDS encoding NAD(P)-dependent oxidoreductase, producing the protein MADERVLITGASGVVGTLMRPRLARPGRILRLLDVRPPAPAEPGEAVEVLTGSVTDPDAMARACEGADALIHLGGHSRENSWEEILDVNINGTQIALAAAQAAGIKRVILASSNHSVGFRRNDEAGPDGLPADSSTRPDTYYGVGKAAMEALGSLYASRFGMDVICVRIGSCFETPVVLGPRGLTTWLSPDDGARLFEACLTAPSPGYRLIWGVSDNKRRLFSLEEAAALGYAPQDDAESYAAELADVPGPTGVAAEHIGGPFCTAPLGEYNPL; encoded by the coding sequence ATGGCAGACGAGCGCGTCCTGATCACGGGTGCGTCGGGGGTGGTGGGCACGCTGATGCGGCCGCGGCTGGCCAGGCCGGGCCGGATCCTGCGGTTGCTCGACGTGCGCCCGCCCGCTCCGGCGGAGCCGGGTGAAGCGGTCGAGGTGCTGACCGGTTCGGTCACCGATCCCGACGCGATGGCGCGGGCCTGCGAGGGCGCCGACGCGCTGATCCACCTCGGCGGGCACAGCCGCGAGAACTCGTGGGAAGAGATCCTCGACGTCAACATCAACGGCACGCAGATCGCGCTGGCGGCCGCGCAGGCGGCGGGTATCAAACGGGTGATCCTGGCGTCGAGCAACCACTCGGTCGGCTTCCGGCGCAACGACGAAGCGGGCCCGGACGGCCTGCCCGCCGATTCGAGCACGCGGCCGGACACGTACTACGGCGTGGGCAAGGCCGCGATGGAGGCGCTGGGCAGCCTGTACGCGTCGCGGTTCGGCATGGACGTCATCTGCGTGCGGATCGGGTCGTGCTTCGAGACCCCGGTCGTGCTGGGCCCGCGGGGCCTGACCACCTGGCTCTCCCCGGACGACGGGGCCCGCCTGTTCGAGGCCTGCCTGACCGCGCCCTCCCCCGGTTACCGCCTGATCTGGGGCGTCTCCGACAACAAGCGGCGCCTGTTCTCCCTGGAGGAGGCGGCCGCTCTGGGCTACGCCCCCCAGGACGACGCGGAGTCGTACGCCGCCGAGCTGGCGGACGTCCCTGGCCCGACGGGCGTGGCGGCCGAGCACATCGGCGGTCCCTTCTGCACCGCCCCCCTCGGCGAGTACAACCCCCTCTGA
- a CDS encoding NAD(P)/FAD-dependent oxidoreductase: MGARFKVVIVGTGFSGLGQAIQLEKAGIRDYVVLEKADEVGGTWRDNSYPGCACDVQSHMYSFSYEQNPDWTRSFSRQPEIFDYLKGVADKYRLRDKIRFGVEITGAHWDSDRGLWTVETKGGEEFVAQFVVAGVGGLHIPRIPELPGIERFQGRTWHSAQWDHDYDLTGKRVAVVGTGASAIQFVPRIARDVAQLDLFQRTPPWIMPKPDHAMPEWSKKLFRRVPGAQRAYRTALYWLLEVRALGFNGHPALMKAGEAVAKRHIGKQIPDRELRRKVTPDYTMGCKRVLISNDYYPALSRDNVDVITDGIREVREHSIVDSAGVEHEVDAIIYGTGFHVTDALEYLNITGADGRDLAKEWATEGMRTHFGITVAGFPNLFFLLGPNTALGHNSVVFMIESQSRYVVDAIKLTDRHHAAALSVRERAQAEFQAEIQDKLVKGVWTQGGCKSWYLDAKGVNRTIWPGFTWRYWQRTRHVDPSHYELTGRSQ; encoded by the coding sequence ATGGGTGCGCGGTTCAAGGTGGTCATCGTCGGTACCGGCTTCTCCGGGCTGGGCCAGGCGATCCAGCTGGAGAAGGCGGGCATCCGCGACTACGTGGTCCTGGAGAAGGCCGACGAGGTCGGCGGCACCTGGCGCGACAACTCCTACCCGGGCTGCGCCTGCGACGTGCAGTCCCACATGTACTCGTTCTCCTACGAGCAGAACCCCGACTGGACCCGCTCCTTCTCCCGCCAGCCGGAGATCTTCGACTACCTCAAGGGCGTCGCCGACAAGTACCGCCTGCGCGACAAGATCCGCTTCGGCGTGGAGATCACCGGCGCGCACTGGGACTCCGACCGTGGCTTGTGGACGGTCGAAACCAAGGGCGGCGAGGAGTTCGTCGCGCAGTTCGTCGTCGCCGGGGTGGGTGGGCTGCACATCCCGCGCATCCCCGAACTCCCCGGCATCGAACGCTTCCAGGGGCGCACCTGGCACTCCGCGCAGTGGGACCACGACTACGACCTGACCGGCAAGCGCGTCGCCGTGGTCGGCACCGGGGCCAGCGCGATCCAGTTCGTGCCGCGCATCGCCCGCGACGTCGCCCAGCTCGACCTCTTCCAGCGCACGCCGCCGTGGATCATGCCCAAACCCGACCACGCCATGCCCGAGTGGTCGAAGAAGCTGTTCCGCCGCGTCCCCGGCGCCCAGCGCGCCTACCGCACCGCGCTGTACTGGCTGCTCGAAGTGCGCGCGCTCGGCTTCAACGGCCACCCCGCGCTGATGAAGGCAGGCGAAGCCGTGGCCAAGCGCCACATCGGCAAGCAGATCCCCGACCGCGAACTCCGGCGCAAGGTCACCCCGGACTACACCATGGGCTGCAAGCGCGTGCTCATCTCCAACGACTACTACCCCGCGCTCTCCCGCGACAACGTGGACGTGATCACCGACGGTATCCGCGAGGTCCGCGAGCACTCCATTGTGGACAGCGCGGGCGTCGAGCACGAGGTGGACGCGATCATCTACGGCACCGGCTTCCACGTCACCGACGCGCTGGAGTACCTGAACATCACCGGCGCGGACGGGCGCGACCTGGCCAAGGAATGGGCCACCGAGGGCATGCGCACGCACTTCGGCATCACCGTGGCCGGCTTCCCGAACCTGTTCTTCCTGCTCGGCCCGAACACCGCGCTCGGCCACAACTCGGTGGTGTTCATGATCGAGTCGCAGTCCCGGTACGTGGTGGACGCGATCAAGCTGACCGACCGCCACCACGCCGCCGCGCTGTCGGTGCGCGAGCGGGCGCAGGCGGAGTTCCAGGCCGAGATCCAGGACAAGCTGGTCAAGGGCGTGTGGACGCAGGGCGGCTGCAAGAGCTGGTACCTCGACGCGAAGGGGGTGAACCGGACCATCTGGCCCGGCTTCACCTGGCGCTACTGGCAGCGCACCCGCCACGTCGACCCGAGCCACTACGAGCTGACCGGGAGGTCCCAGTGA
- a CDS encoding metal-dependent hydrolase — MSAAHDDEQLVLRARDVHFDWSALPMHWIPAEPQSTHTINVLHLLLPEGERWFVELFKQTVPMIRDDRLRQDVLGFIGQEAMHAEAHSGVLDHFEAHGLDPRPYTRQMEWVFRRLLGDRDLTGKAREEWIVERVAIVAAIEHYTAFLGQWILDSVPLDRAGADPTMLDLLRWHGAEEVEHRAVAYDLYQHLDGRYLRRARTMALVTPVLAWLWLRGTRFLMAADPTLTEKASWRGFRSGARRGLVPSGRGLLREIRPYFRRSYHPSQTGNTDQAVAYLASSPAALAAE, encoded by the coding sequence GTGAGCGCCGCCCACGACGACGAGCAGCTGGTGCTGCGTGCCCGCGACGTCCACTTCGACTGGTCGGCGCTGCCGATGCACTGGATCCCGGCCGAACCGCAGTCCACGCACACGATCAACGTGCTGCACCTGCTGCTGCCCGAGGGCGAGCGCTGGTTCGTCGAGCTGTTCAAGCAGACCGTGCCGATGATCCGCGACGACCGGCTGCGCCAGGACGTGCTCGGCTTCATCGGCCAGGAGGCCATGCACGCCGAGGCGCACAGCGGCGTGCTCGACCACTTCGAGGCGCACGGGCTCGACCCGCGGCCCTACACCCGCCAGATGGAGTGGGTGTTCCGCCGCCTGCTCGGCGACCGCGACCTCACCGGCAAGGCCCGCGAGGAGTGGATCGTCGAACGGGTCGCGATCGTCGCCGCGATCGAGCACTACACCGCCTTCCTCGGCCAGTGGATCCTCGACTCGGTGCCGCTGGACCGCGCCGGCGCCGATCCGACCATGCTCGACCTGTTGCGCTGGCACGGTGCCGAGGAGGTCGAGCACCGCGCGGTGGCCTACGACCTGTACCAGCACCTCGACGGCCGGTACCTGCGTCGCGCGCGGACGATGGCGCTGGTCACGCCGGTGCTGGCGTGGTTGTGGCTGCGCGGGACCCGGTTCCTGATGGCCGCCGACCCGACGCTGACGGAGAAGGCGAGCTGGCGCGGGTTCCGCAGCGGCGCCCGGCGTGGGCTCGTGCCGAGCGGACGTGGGCTGCTGCGGGAGATCCGGCCGTACTTCCGGCGGTCCTACCACCCGTCCCAGACCGGCAACACCGATCAGGCGGTGGCCTACCTGGCCAGTTCCCCGGCCGCGCTGGCGGCCGAGTGA
- a CDS encoding PDR/VanB family oxidoreductase — translation MTQPRFPPDLRGRGRADRLLSTLSGVAVVYTRLSRVSGRRRPPVAAVDRDLPMVVDEAEIVADGVKSLRLRRIDGAPLPSWRPGAHIDLVLPSGRVRQYSLCDGDSGSYRIAVRRIENGNGGSREVHEAVGLGTRVTVRGPRNAFPFVGTGAYQFIAGGIGITPILPMVRAAAAAGADWRLVYAGRDRASMPFLDELSTLDSRRVWIRPDTEYGIPASGAELLEKAPPGAHVYCCGPIPMITSVRTDALATGGRTVHFERFAEPPIVDGKPFRVELRRTGTTVDVPADRSALEVIRAVRPDVAYSCRQGFCGTCRVRVLDGDEDSMLICVGRATSGTVALDL, via the coding sequence GTGACGCAGCCCAGGTTCCCTCCGGATCTACGCGGTCGCGGCCGCGCGGACCGGCTGTTGTCCACGCTGAGCGGGGTCGCCGTGGTGTACACGCGGCTGAGCCGGGTCAGCGGCAGGCGGCGCCCGCCGGTCGCGGCGGTGGACCGCGACCTGCCGATGGTCGTCGACGAGGCCGAGATCGTCGCCGACGGGGTGAAAAGCCTGCGGCTGCGCCGGATCGACGGCGCACCGCTGCCGTCGTGGCGGCCCGGCGCGCACATCGATCTGGTGCTGCCGTCCGGTCGCGTTCGGCAGTATTCGTTGTGCGACGGCGATTCCGGTTCGTACCGCATCGCGGTGCGCCGGATCGAGAACGGCAACGGTGGTTCGCGCGAGGTGCACGAGGCGGTGGGCCTCGGCACGAGGGTGACCGTTCGCGGGCCGCGCAACGCCTTTCCGTTCGTGGGCACCGGCGCGTACCAGTTCATCGCCGGTGGCATCGGCATCACGCCGATCCTGCCGATGGTGCGCGCGGCCGCGGCGGCCGGTGCCGACTGGCGGCTCGTGTACGCCGGCCGTGACCGCGCCTCCATGCCATTCCTCGACGAGCTGTCCACACTGGACTCCCGACGGGTGTGGATCCGCCCGGACACCGAGTACGGCATCCCGGCATCCGGCGCCGAGTTGCTGGAGAAGGCGCCACCGGGTGCGCACGTCTACTGCTGCGGCCCGATCCCGATGATCACTTCGGTGCGCACGGACGCGCTGGCCACCGGCGGCCGGACCGTCCACTTCGAACGGTTTGCCGAACCGCCGATCGTGGACGGCAAGCCGTTCCGGGTGGAGCTGCGGCGCACCGGCACCACGGTGGACGTCCCGGCCGACCGGTCGGCGCTGGAGGTGATCCGCGCGGTGCGCCCGGACGTCGCCTACTCGTGCCGCCAGGGCTTCTGCGGCACCTGCCGGGTGCGCGTGCTGGACGGCGACGAGGACAGCATGCTGATCTGCGTCGGACGCGCGACCTCGGGCACGGTCGCCCTGGACCTCTAG
- a CDS encoding glycoside hydrolase family 95-like protein — protein sequence MPEVDRRTVLAGMAGGILAPAVLGSAAHASPGTAGGTAGTPGGAGAAGGSLGLPDWAEFVGLADLVWKRLPKTWFEGPFLGNGFLGSGIYAEPGRNAIRVNVQHSQVQDHRPEFGSLFGLARLPIGHFTLEPAGAITGVDWRLDLWNAELRGTITTAAGRLDLRALLHSTRSVLAVEVRPSEGERGFRWVFHPAVAISPRADPKFGRQPPPGYTANPPAVLESAGDVRLAVQPLHAGGEHVTAWREAERGSSRVLYTAVAWSHPLKTAVRQALSLVRGASVPLDALAADHRRWWHDYYRHGFLSIPDRKLQSFYWIQLYKLAAAARKDAPAMATCGPWLEPTPWPATWWNLNVQLEYWPIHGANHLELDAVTHSLDRYREHLRDELPEQYAAGSYGIPRTTDMELRNGAGLGDSGYGVGIPGQASPTPEVGNLTWALHNVWLSYRHTMDERILRDVLFPLLRGAINYYLHFLAPGADGRLHLPFTFSPEYGVNAPDCTYDLALIRWGCRTLLESADALHLDDPLAGRWREVLAKLAPYAVDANGYMIGAGVPFAKSHRHYSHLLQIYPLYEITGEQPESRPLIEKSLAHWVSFEGALQGYTFTGAASISAQLRHGDKAEFYLGELQRRFIKPNTMYQESGPVIETPLSAAQSLHDMLCQSWGGVVRLFPALPAGWADATIHNFRTQGAFLVSASRQRGSTRWLRVRSEAGAPCVLRPGITGALAVLDERGKPRNFKDLGDGTIEVELPRGAEAVVHRVGDKPDFEVGPVAPQGDSTPWGLP from the coding sequence ATGCCCGAGGTCGATCGACGGACGGTGCTCGCGGGAATGGCGGGCGGGATCCTCGCCCCGGCCGTGCTCGGCTCGGCGGCGCACGCCTCGCCCGGCACAGCAGGCGGCACAGCGGGCACGCCCGGCGGGGCAGGCGCGGCGGGCGGCTCACTCGGCCTCCCGGACTGGGCCGAGTTCGTCGGCCTCGCCGATCTGGTCTGGAAGCGCCTGCCGAAGACCTGGTTCGAAGGCCCGTTCCTCGGCAACGGCTTCCTCGGCTCGGGCATCTACGCCGAGCCCGGCCGCAACGCCATCCGCGTCAACGTCCAGCACAGCCAGGTCCAGGACCACCGCCCGGAGTTCGGCTCGCTGTTCGGCCTGGCCAGGCTGCCGATCGGGCACTTCACCCTGGAACCGGCCGGCGCGATCACCGGCGTCGACTGGCGCCTGGACCTGTGGAACGCCGAACTGCGCGGCACCATCACCACCGCCGCGGGCCGCCTCGACCTGCGTGCCCTGCTGCACAGCACCCGGAGCGTGCTCGCCGTCGAGGTCCGGCCGTCCGAGGGCGAACGCGGGTTCCGCTGGGTGTTCCACCCGGCGGTGGCGATCAGTCCGCGTGCCGACCCGAAGTTCGGCAGGCAACCGCCGCCCGGGTACACCGCGAACCCGCCCGCCGTCCTCGAATCGGCGGGTGACGTCCGGCTCGCGGTGCAGCCGCTGCACGCCGGTGGGGAGCACGTGACCGCCTGGCGCGAGGCCGAACGGGGTTCAAGCCGCGTGCTCTACACCGCGGTCGCCTGGTCGCACCCGCTGAAAACCGCTGTGCGGCAAGCGTTGTCACTGGTGCGCGGCGCGAGCGTGCCGCTCGACGCGCTGGCCGCCGACCACCGGCGCTGGTGGCACGACTACTACCGGCACGGTTTCCTGTCCATTCCGGACCGTAAGTTGCAGAGCTTCTACTGGATCCAGCTGTACAAGCTCGCCGCCGCGGCCAGGAAGGACGCGCCGGCGATGGCCACCTGCGGGCCGTGGCTGGAACCGACCCCGTGGCCGGCGACGTGGTGGAACCTCAACGTGCAGTTGGAGTACTGGCCGATCCACGGCGCCAACCACCTGGAACTGGACGCGGTCACGCACTCGCTCGACCGCTACCGCGAACACCTCCGCGACGAACTCCCCGAGCAGTACGCGGCCGGGTCCTACGGCATCCCGCGGACCACCGACATGGAACTGCGCAACGGCGCCGGGCTCGGCGATTCCGGTTACGGCGTGGGCATTCCCGGCCAGGCCAGCCCGACCCCGGAGGTCGGCAACCTCACCTGGGCCCTGCACAACGTGTGGCTGAGCTACCGGCACACGATGGACGAGCGCATCCTCCGCGACGTGCTGTTCCCGTTGCTGCGCGGCGCGATCAACTACTACCTGCACTTCCTCGCGCCCGGCGCGGACGGCCGCCTGCACCTGCCGTTCACCTTCTCGCCCGAGTACGGGGTGAACGCGCCGGACTGCACCTACGACCTCGCGCTGATCCGCTGGGGCTGCCGGACCCTGCTGGAGTCGGCGGACGCGCTGCACCTCGACGACCCGCTCGCCGGGCGGTGGCGTGAGGTCCTGGCCAAGCTGGCGCCGTACGCGGTGGACGCCAACGGGTACATGATCGGTGCCGGGGTGCCGTTCGCGAAGTCGCACCGGCACTACTCGCACCTGCTGCAGATCTACCCGCTGTACGAGATCACCGGCGAGCAGCCGGAATCCCGGCCGCTGATCGAGAAGTCGCTGGCGCACTGGGTCAGTTTCGAAGGCGCGTTGCAGGGCTACACCTTCACCGGCGCGGCCTCGATCTCGGCGCAGCTGCGGCACGGCGACAAGGCGGAGTTCTACCTGGGGGAGTTGCAACGGCGGTTCATCAAGCCGAACACGATGTACCAGGAATCCGGGCCGGTCATCGAGACACCGCTGTCGGCGGCCCAGTCGCTGCACGACATGCTGTGCCAGAGCTGGGGCGGCGTGGTGCGGTTGTTCCCCGCGCTGCCGGCCGGCTGGGCCGACGCGACGATCCACAACTTCCGCACGCAGGGCGCGTTCCTGGTCAGCGCGTCCCGGCAGCGGGGGAGTACGCGCTGGCTGCGGGTGCGCAGCGAGGCCGGGGCGCCGTGCGTGCTGCGGCCGGGCATCACCGGTGCGCTGGCGGTACTGGACGAACGCGGGAAACCACGGAACTTCAAGGACCTCGGCGACGGCACGATCGAGGTGGAGCTGCCGCGCGGTGCGGAAGCGGTGGTGCACCGGGTGGGTGACAAACCCGACTTCGAGGTCGGTCCGGTGGCACCGCAGGGCGATTCGACCCCGTGGGGGCTGCCCTGA
- a CDS encoding methyltransferase domain-containing protein encodes MFTGSYRYPDAGDHVTASFISHHEPYPGYWAASERLALDRLVERLDAGPRERVRGLDAGCGDGRLLPWLSHQAATITAIDPDPERLAAARGKHEALAPGTEITYTVGDTSTAGGGPYDLLLSNHVIQHVPTGAVGGILRDLAGLAAPGGALVLCYSRSPVGRGGYTVDLLVDGESRSEAVGRARFDELVAGPGEPGTLPVRLLDPAEVRAEAAEAGWVLDWEWTYHVLDDLSGLDAHSDRDEFVNESPLLAREVGRDMVNLFRLGSR; translated from the coding sequence GTGTTCACCGGCAGCTACCGGTACCCCGACGCCGGGGACCACGTGACGGCTTCGTTCATCAGCCACCACGAGCCGTATCCCGGCTACTGGGCGGCCAGCGAGCGGCTGGCCCTCGACCGCCTGGTCGAGCGGCTCGACGCCGGTCCGCGCGAACGCGTGCGCGGGCTCGACGCGGGCTGCGGGGACGGCAGGCTGCTGCCGTGGCTCAGCCACCAGGCCGCCACGATCACCGCGATCGACCCCGATCCCGAGCGCCTCGCCGCCGCCCGCGGCAAGCACGAAGCGCTGGCGCCGGGCACCGAGATCACCTACACCGTCGGCGACACCTCGACCGCCGGTGGCGGCCCGTACGACCTGCTGCTGTCCAACCACGTGATCCAGCACGTGCCGACCGGCGCGGTCGGCGGCATCCTGCGGGACCTGGCCGGGCTCGCGGCCCCCGGCGGCGCGCTCGTGCTGTGCTACAGCCGCTCGCCGGTCGGGCGCGGCGGGTACACGGTCGATCTGCTGGTGGACGGGGAAAGCCGGTCGGAGGCGGTCGGCCGGGCGCGGTTCGACGAGCTGGTCGCCGGGCCCGGTGAGCCCGGCACGCTGCCGGTCCGGCTGCTCGACCCGGCGGAGGTGCGGGCGGAAGCGGCCGAGGCGGGCTGGGTGCTCGACTGGGAGTGGACCTACCACGTGCTCGACGACCTGAGCGGACTCGACGCGCACAGCGACCGCGACGAGTTCGTCAACGAATCCCCGTTGCTGGCCAGGGAAGTGGGCCGCGACATGGTGAACCTGTTCCGGCTGGGCTCGAGATGA
- a CDS encoding sensor histidine kinase, producing the protein MVHVRLDYRRLPPFTQDVGIALLYFAGGTVLYLSGIYPLFGEPTPLIWTRFLLLAAVCLLQLLRRTKPALALVLAAVPFGADIYLGMSAPILIAFSDHLYAATLYGSRRLSRTMIGLAASGTLGAVVIALIVADDWRTAVLAAVAAVPFIITPVWWASNVRTHREIALKERANAEQLARIAELDRNAAVAGERARMARDLHDVIAGHLSAIAIQSEAALSIADGAKPDTMREVLQSVRGNSVDALEEMRAMIGLLRSQGVGEDETTAPARLGELSKLVESARASGMAVSVANEVDPATPLPAAVDLTAYRIAQEALTNAVKHAPGTSAAVRIRLDGKILTVEVTNALTTTRRASDTGHGLLNMRERAQAIGGSFTAGPAEPGWRVFAALPIGGPA; encoded by the coding sequence ATGGTCCACGTGCGACTGGACTACCGCCGGCTGCCGCCGTTCACCCAGGACGTCGGCATCGCCCTGCTCTACTTCGCCGGCGGCACCGTGCTCTACCTCTCCGGCATCTACCCGCTCTTCGGCGAACCCACTCCGCTGATCTGGACGCGCTTCCTGCTGCTGGCGGCGGTCTGCCTGCTGCAACTACTGCGCCGCACCAAACCCGCGCTGGCACTGGTGCTCGCCGCCGTGCCGTTCGGTGCCGACATCTACCTCGGCATGTCCGCGCCGATCCTGATCGCCTTCTCCGACCACCTCTACGCGGCGACCCTCTACGGCTCGCGACGGCTCAGCCGCACCATGATCGGCCTCGCCGCGAGCGGCACCCTCGGCGCGGTGGTGATCGCGCTGATCGTCGCCGACGACTGGCGCACCGCGGTGCTGGCGGCGGTCGCCGCGGTGCCGTTCATCATCACGCCGGTGTGGTGGGCGTCGAACGTCCGCACGCACCGCGAGATCGCGCTCAAGGAACGCGCCAACGCCGAGCAGCTGGCCAGGATCGCCGAACTCGACCGCAACGCCGCCGTCGCCGGGGAACGCGCGCGCATGGCCCGCGACCTGCACGACGTGATCGCCGGGCACCTGTCCGCCATCGCGATCCAGTCCGAGGCCGCGCTGTCGATCGCCGACGGCGCGAAGCCGGACACCATGCGCGAGGTGCTGCAGTCGGTGCGCGGCAACAGCGTCGACGCGCTGGAGGAGATGCGCGCGATGATCGGGCTGCTGCGCTCGCAGGGCGTCGGCGAGGACGAGACCACCGCGCCCGCGCGCCTCGGCGAACTGTCCAAACTGGTCGAATCGGCGCGGGCGAGCGGGATGGCGGTGTCGGTGGCCAACGAGGTCGACCCCGCCACCCCGCTCCCGGCCGCGGTCGACCTGACCGCCTACCGGATCGCCCAGGAGGCGCTGACCAACGCGGTCAAGCACGCGCCGGGCACCTCGGCCGCGGTGCGCATCCGGCTCGACGGCAAGATCCTCACCGTGGAAGTCACCAACGCACTGACCACCACCCGGCGCGCGTCCGACACCGGGCACGGGCTGCTCAACATGCGCGAGCGGGCCCAGGCCATCGGCGGCTCGTTCACCGCGGGCCCGGCCGAACCCGGCTGGCGGGTCTTCGCCGCGCTCCCGATCGGAGGACCGGCCTGA